A genome region from Phoenix dactylifera cultivar Barhee BC4 chromosome 18, palm_55x_up_171113_PBpolish2nd_filt_p, whole genome shotgun sequence includes the following:
- the LOC103699135 gene encoding uncharacterized protein LOC103699135 isoform X2: protein MAKRLLLLHLNSSIRLMRKEDSCRQLASGVLNRWLSQHPRAEKKEKVGAKDLSKKEERLPDSLKTNLNEPGNYDPMLVKDGSDDQELNISKWKLELAWLSKALEPAMQFYKWASSTGSHEKQKAPPSTHSFIEILTNLQRSKVSIQDWSLSDLTVGLYLIYLSQASAEKVEDFKGIQIFSDAMVQELIYHIELAKGAYKENATGLARHSMLRERNIIKFVKDSSVMRPGYYIGIDTRNKLVILGIRGTHTVYDLITDVVSSSDSKVSFEGFSTHFGTAEAARWYLDHEMQTIKKCLEKHKEYRLRLVGHSLGGATAALLAIMLRKKSAEELGFSPEIVSAVGFGTPPCVSKELVESCASYVSTVVLQDDIIPRLSAASLTRLRNEILETDWMSVLEKEDWKGIVDLVTNAKQVMSSVQDVVVKLADYAKFRSKSKTSDVSVRKDASPLRTPHEESQAIAKQEGAVSEELFTPGTLYYLKREIDDIGGNMKSRESFTLWKRHPGEHFQRILLSSNLISDHKCDSHYYALRDVLKSLPASDDKVHFKI, encoded by the exons ATGGCCAAGCGActtctcctcctccatctcA ATTCTAGCATACGTCTTATGAGAAAAGAAGATTCTTGTCGGCAACTTGCATCAGGTGTTCTGAATCGATGGCTATCACAACACCCCAGAGCCgagaaaaaggagaaagtagGGGCCAAGGATTTGAGTAAAAAAGAGGAAAGACTCCCAGATTCTCTGAAAACCAACCTGAATGAACCTGGTAATTATGATCCAATGCTTGTCAAAGATGGTTCTGATGATCAAGAATTGAATATCTCGAAGTGGAAACTGGAACTTGCTTGGCTCTCTAAAGCTCTTGAGCCGGCAATGCAATTTTATAAGTGGGCATCTTCTACAG GAAGTCATGAAAAGCAGAAAGCACCACCGAGCACTCATTCTTTTATTGAGATTCTTACCAATCTTCAGCGGAGTAAAGTTAGCATCCAGGACTGGAGCCTTAGTGATCTTACAGTTGGTTTGTACCTCATTTACTTGAGCCAAGCTTCGGCAGAGAAGGTCGAGGATTTCAAGGGGATTCAGATCTTTTCAGATGCTATG GTTCAAGAACTAATTTATCACATTGAACTAGCAAAGGGGGCTTATAAAGAAAATGCAACTGGTCTTGCACGCCATAGCATGCTTCGAGAAAGGAACATCATAAAGTTTGTAAAAGATTCCAGTGTGATGAGGCCTGGATACTATATtgggatcgatacccgtaataaATTAGTTATTCTTGGGATTCGTGGGACTCATACCGTATATGACCTTATTACTGATGTAGTTTCTTCAAGTGATTCAAAAGTGTCGTTTGAAGGCTTCTCAACCCACTTTGGAACAGCTGAAGCTGCTCGGTGGTACCTGGATCATGAAATGCAAACTATTAAAAAATGCTTAGAGAAACACAAG GAATATAGGTTAAGGCTAGTAGGACATTCCCTTGGAGGTGCCACTGCTGCACTACTTGCAATAATGCTACGGAAGAAATCAGCAGAAGAGCTTGGCTTTAGTCCTGAAATTGTTTCTGCTGTTGGATTTGGAACTCCACCTTGTGTATCAAAAGAACTCGTGGAAAGCTGTGCCAGCTATGTTTCAACTGTTGTATTACAG GATGATATAATTCCCAGATTAAGCGCTGCTTCACTCACAAGATTGCGAAATGAAATTCTTGAAACTGATTG GATGAGTGTTTTAGAGAAGGAAGACTGGAAAGGCATTGTAGATTTAGTTACGAATGCTAAGCAAGTCATGTCCTCAGTTCAAGATGTGGTCGTGAAACTTGCTGATTATGCCAAGTTTAGGAGTAAATCAAAAACTTCAG ACGTATCTGTTAGGAAAGATGCATCTCCGCTGCGAACGCCCCATGAAGAATCTCAAGCCATTGCTAAACAAGAGGGAGCTGTTTCAGAGGAGCTTTTCACCCCAGGGACACTGTATTACTTGAAAAGAGAGATTGATGATATAGGTGGCAACATGAAAAGTAGAGAATCCTTTACACTCTGGAAGAGGCATCCAGGTGAACATTTCCAGAGGATATTACTTTCCAGTAACTTAATTTCTGATCATAAATGTGATAGCCATTATTATGCTCTAAGGGATGTGCTCAAAAGCTTGCCAGCATCTGATGACAAAGTCCATTTTAAGATATGA
- the LOC103699135 gene encoding uncharacterized protein LOC103699135 isoform X1 produces the protein MAKRLLLLHLNSSIRLMRKEDSCRQLASGVLNRWLSQHPRAEKKEKVGAKDLSKKEERLPDSLKTNLNEPGNYDPMLVKDGSDDQELNISKWKLELAWLSKALEPAMQFYKWASSTGSHEKQKAPPSTHSFIEILTNLQRSKVSIQDWSLSDLTVGLYLIYLSQASAEKVEDFKGIQIFSDAMVQELIYHIELAKGAYKENATGLARHSMLRERNIIKFVKDSSVMRPGYYIGIDTRNKLVILGIRGTHTVYDLITDVVSSSDSKVSFEGFSTHFGTAEAARWYLDHEMQTIKKCLEKHKEYRLRLVGHSLGGATAALLAIMLRKKSAEELGFSPEIVSAVGFGTPPCVSKELVESCASYVSTVVLQDDIIPRLSAASLTRLRNEILETDWMSVLEKEDWKGIVDLVTNAKQVMSSVQDVVVKLADYAKFRSKSKTSDVSVRKDASPLRTPHEESQAIAKQEGAVSEELFTPGTLYYLKREIDDIGGNMKSRESFTLWKRHPGMCSKACQHLMTKSILRYDRPLPRTDQISDKRRDVTCLSQPISNWLII, from the exons ATGGCCAAGCGActtctcctcctccatctcA ATTCTAGCATACGTCTTATGAGAAAAGAAGATTCTTGTCGGCAACTTGCATCAGGTGTTCTGAATCGATGGCTATCACAACACCCCAGAGCCgagaaaaaggagaaagtagGGGCCAAGGATTTGAGTAAAAAAGAGGAAAGACTCCCAGATTCTCTGAAAACCAACCTGAATGAACCTGGTAATTATGATCCAATGCTTGTCAAAGATGGTTCTGATGATCAAGAATTGAATATCTCGAAGTGGAAACTGGAACTTGCTTGGCTCTCTAAAGCTCTTGAGCCGGCAATGCAATTTTATAAGTGGGCATCTTCTACAG GAAGTCATGAAAAGCAGAAAGCACCACCGAGCACTCATTCTTTTATTGAGATTCTTACCAATCTTCAGCGGAGTAAAGTTAGCATCCAGGACTGGAGCCTTAGTGATCTTACAGTTGGTTTGTACCTCATTTACTTGAGCCAAGCTTCGGCAGAGAAGGTCGAGGATTTCAAGGGGATTCAGATCTTTTCAGATGCTATG GTTCAAGAACTAATTTATCACATTGAACTAGCAAAGGGGGCTTATAAAGAAAATGCAACTGGTCTTGCACGCCATAGCATGCTTCGAGAAAGGAACATCATAAAGTTTGTAAAAGATTCCAGTGTGATGAGGCCTGGATACTATATtgggatcgatacccgtaataaATTAGTTATTCTTGGGATTCGTGGGACTCATACCGTATATGACCTTATTACTGATGTAGTTTCTTCAAGTGATTCAAAAGTGTCGTTTGAAGGCTTCTCAACCCACTTTGGAACAGCTGAAGCTGCTCGGTGGTACCTGGATCATGAAATGCAAACTATTAAAAAATGCTTAGAGAAACACAAG GAATATAGGTTAAGGCTAGTAGGACATTCCCTTGGAGGTGCCACTGCTGCACTACTTGCAATAATGCTACGGAAGAAATCAGCAGAAGAGCTTGGCTTTAGTCCTGAAATTGTTTCTGCTGTTGGATTTGGAACTCCACCTTGTGTATCAAAAGAACTCGTGGAAAGCTGTGCCAGCTATGTTTCAACTGTTGTATTACAG GATGATATAATTCCCAGATTAAGCGCTGCTTCACTCACAAGATTGCGAAATGAAATTCTTGAAACTGATTG GATGAGTGTTTTAGAGAAGGAAGACTGGAAAGGCATTGTAGATTTAGTTACGAATGCTAAGCAAGTCATGTCCTCAGTTCAAGATGTGGTCGTGAAACTTGCTGATTATGCCAAGTTTAGGAGTAAATCAAAAACTTCAG ACGTATCTGTTAGGAAAGATGCATCTCCGCTGCGAACGCCCCATGAAGAATCTCAAGCCATTGCTAAACAAGAGGGAGCTGTTTCAGAGGAGCTTTTCACCCCAGGGACACTGTATTACTTGAAAAGAGAGATTGATGATATAGGTGGCAACATGAAAAGTAGAGAATCCTTTACACTCTGGAAGAGGCATCCAG GGATGTGCTCAAAAGCTTGCCAGCATCTGATGACAAAGTCCATTTTAAGATATGATAGACCTCTCCCAAGAACTGATCAAATCTCGGATAAACGTCGAGATGTGACCTGCCTTTCACAGCCCATCAGCAATTGGTTGATTATATAA
- the LOC103699121 gene encoding peptidyl-prolyl cis-trans isomerase CYP19-3, with amino-acid sequence MANPRVFFDILIGKAKAGRVVMELFADVTPKTAENFRCLCTGEKGIGRSGKPLHYKGSTFHRIIPSFMCQGGDFTRGNGTGGESIYGLKFEDENFKKKHTGPGVLSMANAGPNTNGSQFFICTEKTSWLDGKHVVFGKVVDGYSVVQAMEEVGSESGRTSSLVVIEDSGQIMEN; translated from the coding sequence ATGGCAAACCCCAGGGTATTCTTTGATATACTGATTGGAAAGGCAAAAGCTGGTCGCGTTGTGATGGAGCTGTTTGCCGATGTCACCCCTAAAACTGCTGAGAATTTCCGGTGTCTCTGCACCGGAGAGAAGGGGATTGGGAGGTCGGGCAAGCCATTGCACTACAAGGGCTCTACCTTCCATCGCATCATCCCCAGCTTCATGTGCCAGGGTGGGGACTTCACCAGGGGCAATGGAACTGGTGGCGAATCCATCTATGGCCTCAAGTTTGAGGATGAGAACTTCAAGAAGAAGCACACGGGTCCTGGTGTGCTATCCATGGCCAATGCTGGTCCCAACACAAATGGATCACAGTTCTTCATCTGCACCGAGAAGACTTCATGGCTGGATGGAAAACATGTGGTGTTCGGCAAGGTTGTCGATGGCTACAGCGTGGTGCAGGCAATGGAGGAGGTGGGTTCTGAAAGTGGGAGGACTTCTTCGCTGGTGGTGATCGAAGACTCTGGACAGATCATGGAAAATTGA
- the LOC103699150 gene encoding phenolic glucoside malonyltransferase 1-like, whose product MASSPTSLQILDQFQISPPPGSVPETSLPLTFFDIVWLFTGPVERVFFYPFPHPTSHFVTHLLPTLKSSLSLTLQHFYPLAGRVRPSPDPSSDAEFEICSSGGDSVALILAECSHDFHQLSGDHPRNFGELYELIPQLPHSNDGTIPLLALQVTLFPEHGISIGVAIHHVACDDSSSMHFIKSWAAACRLGGSDSPVTPPPLHDRSAIADPDGLYSKILAEIEGLRAGGPPPAPPPPESPSVGAERPCVVIASFSLTRDQIERLKQLVLEKSRKGEASPIHCSAFVVACAFAWKCLVKAQGGYASASKKTAHLLFSVECRSRLKPPVPAEYFGNCLRPCFVELPMCDLVKDDGVLFAAEAIGRAIKLLEDGVLKGAEGWFQKIVSLMPEQPMSVAGSPKYRVYDADFGWGRPKKVEVASIEKTPGTISLAEGREEQGGIEIGVVLPKDEMDEFSSCFSSGLKLL is encoded by the coding sequence ATGGCGTCCTCACCAACTTCCCTCCAAATACTCGATCAGTTCCAGATCTCTCCTCCACCGGGCTCCGTCCCTGAGACCTCCCTCCCCCTAACCTTCTTCGACATCGTCTGGCTCTTCACCGGCCCCGTCGAGCGTGTCTTCTTCTACCCATTTCCCCACCCTACCTCCCACTTCGTCACCCACCTCCTCCCCACCCTCaagtcctccctctctctcacccTCCAACACTTCTACCCCTTGGCCGGCCGTGTCAGGCCCTCCCCTGACCCATCCTCCGATGCCGAGTTCGAGATCTGCTCCTCGGGTGGCGATTCCGTTGCTTTGATCTTGGCAGAGTGCTCCCATGATTTCCATCAATTGTCAGGCGACCACCCTCGCAACTTCGGGGAATTATACGAATTGATCCCCCAATTACCCCATTCTAACGATGGCACGATTCCGCTGCTAGCCCTGCAGGTGACTCTGTTCCCGGAGCACGGCATCAGCATCGGCGTTGCGATCCACCATGTGGCGTGCGACGACTCCAGCTCGATGCATTTCATCAAGTCATGGGCAGCTGCTTGCAGGCTAGGAGGCTCGGACTCTCCAGTCACGCCGCCTCCCTTGCATGACCGGAGCGCGATCGCCGATCCCGATGGGTTGTACTCGAAAATACTCGCAGAAATCGAGGGACTAAGAGCCGGCGGACCGCCGCCGGCGCCGCCCCCTCCGGAATCGCCATCGGTCGGTGCCGAGCGACCCTGTGTGGTTATTGCCTCGTTCTCCCTCACCCGAGACCAAATCGAAAGGCTCAAACAGCTTGTACTGGAAAAATCCAGGAAGGGCGAGGCGTCGCCGATTCATTGCTCGGCCTTCGTGGTGGCTTGCGCATTTGCCTGGAAGTGTCTCGTTAAAGCTCAGGGAGGGTATGCGAGCGCAAGCAAGAAGACTGCCCATCTACTGTTCTCGGTGGAATGCAGGAGCCGCTTGAAGCCGCCGGTCCCCGCCGAGTACTTTGGGAATTGCTTAAGGCCTTGTTTTGTGGAGCTGCCAATGTGCGATCTTGTTAAGGATGATGGTGTTTTGTTTGCAGCTGAGGCTATTGGTAGAGCTATCAAGTTGTTGGAAGATGGAGTTCTCAAGGGTGCAGAGGGGTGGTTTCAGAAGATTGTTTCTTTGATGCCGGAGCAGCCCATGTCGGTCGCCGGATCGCCTAAGTATAGAGTCTATGATGCTGATTTCGGGTGGGGAAGGCCGAAGAAGGTCGAGGTGGCATCGATTGAGAAGACGCCCGGCACGATATCGCTTGCAGAGGGTAGGGAAgagcaaggaggaattgagatTGGTGTGGTGCTACCGAAGGATGAGATGGATGAATTCAGCTCTTGCTTCTCTAGTGGCTTAAAACTTCTTTGA
- the LOC103700032 gene encoding RING-H2 finger protein ATL16-like — translation MDPPPHDRPQTPQFLPPPPTLSNSSFPVLVTAICGILAAAILLLAYYLFVIKCFYNSRRSDVISRRSRSWMRSENSLMVFPTTIQSRGLEESAIRAIPTFRYRRAGDGDEQGKSSFHECAVCLNEFQDEEKIRVLPNCFHVFHIDCIDTWLQTNANCPLCRSDITTTSPIPDDRLMDFASHQNLQHSGDIVIEISNDGSDEVQAASSCTNTDPSSMKAEQGLGHKKGRKLYHTSSMGDECVDAREKDEQFPIQPIRRSFSMDASSDRQLYMAVQNILQQNPHFKEVSTEESSSSSSNSGRIRRSFFSCGPCRISRSAVLPIRNEG, via the coding sequence atggatccgccGCCCCATGACCGCCCCCAAACACCACAATTTCTACCGCCACCCCCAACTCTTTCAAATAGCAGCTTTCCCGTCCTAGTTACCGCCATCTGTGGCATCCTCGCCGCAGCCATCCTTCTCCTCGCCTACTATCTCTTTGTGATCAAGTGCTTCTACAACTCGCGCCGATCCGACGTCATCTCCCGGCGCTCTCGCTCCTGGATGCGCAGCGAGAACTCACTCATGGTCTTCCCGACGACCATCCAAAGCCGTGGCCTCGAAGAATCTGCCATTCGGGCAATACCGACATTCCGATATCGGAGAGCCGGTGACGGCGACGAGCAGGGGAAGAGTTCCTTCCACGAGTGTGCTGTGTGTCTCAATGAGTTTCAAGATGAAGAGAAGATCAGAGTACTTCCCAACTGTTTTCATGTCTTCCACATAGACTGCATTGATACTTGGCTCCAAACAAACGCGAATTGTCCCCTCTGTAGGTCCGACATCACAACCACCAGCCCAATTCCTGATGACCGCTTAATGGACTTTGCCTCCCACCAGAATCTTCAACATAGTGGGGATATCGTGATAGAAATTAGTAATGATGGCAGTGATGAGGTTCAAGCAGCTAGTAGCTGCACCAATACTGATCCTTCTTCCATGAAGGCGGAGCAGGGGCTTGGGCACAAGAAGGGGAGGAAGCTCTACCACACGAGCAGCATGGGGGATGAGTGCGTTGATGCGAGGGAAAAAGATGAGCAGTTCCCCATCCAGCCCATAAGGAGGTCCTTCTCTATGGACGCTTCAAGTGATAGGCAGCTCTACATGGCAGTGCAGAACATCTTGCAGCAGAACCCGCACTTTAAAGAGGTTAGCACCGAggaaagcagcagcagcagcagcaattcAGGGAGGATCCGGCGATCTTTCTTCTCGTGTGGCCCGTGCCGGATTTCAAGGAGCGCTGTTCTTCCGATTCGAAATGAGGGGTGA